A window of Deinococcus radiotolerans contains these coding sequences:
- a CDS encoding MDR family MFS transporter, giving the protein MSPPLPARDRTVILILLVATFVVILNETIMNVALPRLMTDLHVTASRAQWLSTAFMLTMAVVIPTTGFLLQRLSTRQVFFLALGLFSTGTLLAALAPGFTALLVARVVQASGTAIMLPLLMTTVLTLVPERQRGAVMGNLSIVISVAPAIGPTLSGLILNSLSWRFMFLFVLPVALAVLLLGARTLRNVGERSHAPLDLPSVPLCALGFGGLVYALSQLGTPGTLLPLTVGLLSLGAFLWRQRTLMRRGTPLLDLRAFRFPAFTLGLSVMVIAMMALFGGAILLPLYLQNLRGLSTLQTGLLLLPGGLVMGLLAPPVGRLYDRVGPRPLALPGALLMTGVLFALARIDAATPLWLLLAWHVTLSAGLALLFTPLFTSSLSPLPPHLYSHGSAILSTLQQVAGAAGTALLIALMTGRAATLTAAGTPTVTAQVSGLHLAFTVSGAIAVLAVLLTTLMPRPAPGPASAVPAH; this is encoded by the coding sequence ATGTCCCCGCCACTCCCCGCCCGTGACCGCACCGTCATCCTGATCCTGCTCGTGGCGACCTTCGTGGTCATCCTGAACGAGACGATCATGAACGTCGCCCTGCCCCGGCTGATGACCGACCTGCACGTCACCGCCAGCCGCGCCCAGTGGCTCTCCACGGCCTTCATGCTCACCATGGCCGTCGTGATCCCCACCACCGGCTTCCTGCTCCAGCGCCTCAGCACCCGCCAGGTGTTCTTCCTGGCCCTGGGCCTGTTCAGCACCGGCACCCTGCTGGCCGCGCTGGCCCCCGGCTTCACCGCGCTGCTCGTGGCGCGGGTCGTGCAGGCCAGCGGCACCGCCATCATGCTGCCCCTCCTGATGACCACCGTCCTGACCCTGGTGCCCGAACGCCAGCGGGGCGCCGTCATGGGCAACCTCAGCATCGTGATCTCGGTCGCGCCGGCCATCGGCCCCACCCTCTCCGGGCTGATCCTGAACAGCCTCTCGTGGCGCTTCATGTTCCTGTTCGTGCTGCCCGTCGCCCTGGCCGTCCTGCTGCTCGGCGCGCGCACCCTGCGCAACGTGGGTGAACGCAGCCACGCGCCCCTCGACCTGCCCAGCGTGCCCCTCTGCGCCCTGGGCTTCGGCGGCCTGGTGTACGCCCTGAGCCAGCTGGGTACCCCCGGCACCCTGCTGCCCCTGACGGTGGGCCTGCTCAGCCTGGGGGCGTTCCTGTGGCGGCAGCGGACCCTGATGCGGCGCGGCACGCCACTGCTGGACCTGCGCGCCTTCCGCTTCCCGGCCTTCACGCTGGGCCTGAGCGTGATGGTGATCGCCATGATGGCCCTGTTCGGCGGCGCGATCCTGCTCCCGCTGTACCTGCAGAACCTGCGCGGCCTGAGCACCCTGCAGACCGGCCTACTGCTGCTGCCCGGCGGGCTGGTCATGGGCCTGCTCGCCCCCCCCGTGGGCCGCCTGTACGACCGCGTGGGCCCCCGCCCGCTCGCGCTGCCCGGCGCCCTGCTGATGACCGGCGTGCTGTTCGCCCTGGCCCGTATCGACGCGGCCACACCCCTGTGGCTCCTGCTCGCGTGGCACGTGACCCTCAGCGCCGGACTGGCCCTGCTGTTCACGCCGCTGTTCACCAGCAGCCTCTCACCGCTGCCCCCGCACCTGTACTCGCACGGCAGCGCCATCCTCAGCACCCTGCAACAGGTCGCGGGCGCCGCCGGCACCGCCCTTCTGATCGCCCTGATGACCGGCCGCGCCGCCACCCTGACCGCCGCCGGCACGCCCACCGTGACCGCGCAGGTCAGCGGCCTGCACCTGGCCTTCACTGTCAGCGGCGCCATCGCCGTGCTTGCCGTGCTGCTCACCACCCTGATGCCCCGCCCCGCGCCTGGCCCGGCCTCTGCCGTCCCCGCCCACTAG
- the dkgB gene encoding 2,5-didehydrogluconate reductase DkgB — protein sequence MTVPKFGLGTFRLKDDVVRRVVADALELGYRAIDTAQGYENEGEIGEVLAASGVPRADVYLTTKIKPANYRRDALLDSLRVSLEKLRVAQVDLTLIHWPVPNGEVRPEEYLSALAEAREQGLTREIGVSNFNMAGLRRAREILGGVPLATNQVEIHPYLQNRKLVEFARGEGLHLTSYMTLAVGKVMDDPVLRDIAGAHGANPAQVALAWALAQGFSVIPSSTRRENLAGNLRAQELTLTADDLDRIAALDVGEAARIASPESARPVWD from the coding sequence ATGACCGTACCGAAGTTCGGATTGGGAACGTTCCGCCTGAAGGATGACGTGGTCCGCCGGGTGGTCGCGGACGCGCTGGAGCTGGGTTACCGCGCCATCGACACGGCGCAGGGTTACGAGAACGAGGGCGAGATCGGTGAGGTGCTCGCCGCGAGTGGCGTGCCGCGCGCGGACGTGTACCTGACCACGAAGATCAAGCCCGCGAATTACCGCCGGGACGCGCTGCTGGACAGCCTGCGCGTCAGCCTAGAGAAACTGCGCGTGGCGCAGGTGGACCTCACGCTGATTCACTGGCCGGTCCCGAACGGCGAGGTGCGCCCCGAGGAGTACCTGTCGGCACTGGCCGAGGCGCGCGAGCAGGGCCTGACGCGCGAGATCGGCGTGTCGAACTTCAACATGGCCGGGCTGCGCCGGGCGCGCGAGATTCTGGGCGGCGTGCCGCTGGCGACGAATCAGGTGGAGATCCACCCGTACCTCCAGAACCGGAAACTGGTCGAGTTTGCGCGTGGGGAGGGCCTGCACCTCACGTCGTACATGACGCTGGCGGTCGGGAAGGTCATGGACGACCCGGTGCTGCGCGACATTGCCGGGGCGCACGGCGCGAACCCCGCGCAGGTGGCGCTGGCGTGGGCCCTGGCGCAGGGCTTCAGCGTGATTCCCAGCAGCACCAGGCGGGAGAACCTCGCCGGGAACCTCCGCGCGCAGGAGCTGACGCTGACCGCGGATGACCTGGACCGCATCGCGGCGCTGGACGTGGGCGAGGCCGCCCGCATCGCCAGTCCGGAGAGTGCGCGGCCCGTCTGGGACTGA
- a CDS encoding YdeI/OmpD-associated family protein, protein MPTFTAPLTLHGKTATGLTVPETVIAELNLGKRPPVHVTLNGTYTYQSTVGVMGGQSLLPVSAEHRAAAGLQAGDPVTVTLTPDVAPREVTLPPALQAALDAQPAARAAFDQLPPSQRREHARAVETAKAEATRARRVQTILAALTLP, encoded by the coding sequence ATGCCGACCTTCACCGCCCCGCTGACCCTGCACGGCAAGACCGCCACCGGCCTCACGGTGCCCGAGACCGTCATCGCTGAACTGAACCTCGGGAAACGCCCGCCCGTGCACGTCACGCTGAACGGCACGTACACGTACCAGTCCACTGTGGGCGTCATGGGTGGGCAGTCCCTGCTGCCCGTCAGCGCCGAGCACCGCGCCGCGGCCGGCCTGCAGGCGGGCGACCCCGTGACCGTCACCCTGACCCCCGACGTGGCCCCGCGCGAGGTGACCCTGCCACCTGCCCTGCAGGCCGCGCTGGACGCCCAGCCCGCCGCGCGCGCCGCCTTTGATCAGCTGCCCCCCAGCCAGCGGCGCGAACACGCCCGCGCCGTCGAGACCGCCAAGGCCGAAGCCACCCGCGCCCGCCGCGTCCAGACCATCCTGGCCGCCCTCACCCTGCCCTGA
- a CDS encoding M36 family metallopeptidase, whose amino-acid sequence MKFNARSALTGLLGLSLLVACGQTPAGGTLSAQGGAGKPATGLSSVAARAFVPNPVQTTGDQTLTDQKDSASAVPASAYFNVTLTDLDGSGYLSGRYARVVSETGTPVYGAGPFNFTRDQDQFEQVMAYYWVTEAQKYIQSLGFGSELRAVNSDQQQVKVSQYGVDNSYQNDQPDIIRLGKGGVDDAEDGEVIVHEYGHAVHAAQVPGFGTSLEAGSIGEAFGDYLALTVGQAVAKANGAPIRTDLPCIADWDSVSYTSAAPHCLRRTDTNKHYPEDVRGEVHADGEIWSRALWDLRQGLGVYVADRVIINAQFNFAPDTSFAAAAQATVNAAQAMYGAKAAGTVRAAFVARGILQ is encoded by the coding sequence ATGAAATTCAATGCTCGGTCGGCCCTGACGGGACTCCTTGGTCTTTCGCTGCTCGTGGCGTGCGGGCAGACGCCGGCGGGCGGCACGCTGAGCGCGCAGGGCGGCGCAGGCAAGCCCGCCACGGGCCTGAGTTCGGTCGCGGCGCGCGCGTTCGTGCCCAACCCCGTGCAGACCACCGGGGACCAGACCCTAACGGACCAGAAGGACAGCGCCTCGGCGGTGCCGGCCAGCGCGTACTTCAACGTGACCCTGACCGACCTGGACGGCAGCGGGTACCTGAGCGGCCGGTACGCCCGGGTGGTCAGCGAGACGGGCACGCCGGTGTACGGGGCGGGGCCGTTCAACTTCACGCGGGATCAGGATCAGTTCGAGCAGGTCATGGCGTACTACTGGGTCACCGAGGCGCAGAAGTACATCCAGTCGCTGGGTTTCGGCAGTGAACTGCGCGCCGTGAACAGCGACCAGCAGCAGGTGAAGGTCAGCCAGTACGGCGTGGACAACTCGTACCAGAACGACCAGCCGGACATCATCCGCCTGGGCAAGGGCGGCGTGGATGACGCTGAGGACGGCGAGGTGATCGTGCACGAGTACGGGCACGCCGTGCACGCCGCGCAGGTGCCGGGCTTCGGGACCAGCCTGGAAGCCGGGAGTATCGGGGAGGCCTTCGGGGATTACCTGGCGCTGACGGTCGGGCAGGCCGTGGCGAAGGCGAACGGCGCGCCGATCCGCACGGACCTGCCCTGCATTGCTGACTGGGACAGCGTGAGCTACACCAGCGCGGCGCCGCACTGCCTGCGCCGCACGGACACGAACAAGCACTACCCCGAGGACGTGCGCGGCGAGGTGCACGCCGACGGGGAAATCTGGTCGCGGGCGCTGTGGGACCTCCGGCAGGGGCTGGGGGTGTACGTGGCGGACCGCGTGATCATCAATGCTCAGTTCAACTTCGCGCCGGATACGTCGTTCGCGGCGGCGGCGCAGGCGACCGTGAACGCCGCGCAGGCCATGTACGGCGCGAAGGCGGCGGGCACGGTCAGGGCGGCGTTCGTGGCGCGCGGCATCCTTCAGTAG
- a CDS encoding transglycosylase domain-containing protein, producing MRALNILGGALLAAAVGAGGLWAAWGRDLPSVSDLDVLEFSGQTRVYDRAGTLVGTLTPSLSSGGSVNRDLLKAGEISPWLQKAVVTSEDRRFYQHGGVDVIGIARGLIKGVLQNDLEGGSSITQQVVKNTLLADLHGARTPERKFKEAVLAYQLERNFDKKQILNAYLNVIYWGDGGSSDIIGAGGAAHAYFGKDARALNLAESVYLATIIPAPNRRYKEFKSYRPLMKSLLTRMVEDGQVTQAEADAAWKTPIYPAGWRLGWNADGTLRSANLERPDRLGENLQRTEGARRYPNFYYLQAVEKELLPLIGRKALYGGGKIYTGMSAQAQSAAEEASRGARLPDGATLGAALVRPDSGEVLALVGQKLTDARPSDWNNATQARRQVGSSVKPLLYALALEKGWKQSDTVLDAPIRGDYQPMNYNRRWTGRYVTLRYSLDHSLNLPTVRIGQELGIPTFEAKLRDLGLTPPANAGLSLTIGTLEASPLQMASAYATFANGGLYYAPTLVRKVEDARGKVIYTRAAPTPKRVWDARTAWLGLDMLRGVVNDLSASQGGLATRALIPGWPVGGKTGTTNDVKDLWFAGVTPTVAGAVWVGKQEGGALPGWAYSGEIPTPIWQQAVAGTLAGQPETDFRQPDGVTYRVVRNVNMAFRTEDADNEPVARDGSGSTTGFFGRRRQPAPTVQPSPDPTPTPAVTEETAAPAPEPTAPTPEPVPVDPVPATPVTPETPDPAAEPTPDPTPTPAPDVPVQNPPEPLPTEPDPNAIPDQNPGDQAEPLPDPTTLDGQDTTDPINEIPPVN from the coding sequence ATGAGAGCCTTGAACATCCTGGGCGGCGCGCTGCTCGCAGCCGCGGTGGGCGCCGGCGGCCTGTGGGCCGCGTGGGGCCGCGACCTGCCCAGCGTGTCCGACCTGGACGTGCTGGAGTTCAGCGGACAGACCCGCGTGTACGACCGCGCCGGGACGCTGGTGGGCACCCTGACCCCCAGCCTCAGCAGCGGCGGCAGCGTGAACCGCGACCTCCTCAAGGCCGGGGAGATCAGCCCGTGGCTTCAGAAGGCCGTGGTGACCAGCGAGGACCGCCGCTTCTACCAGCATGGCGGCGTGGACGTGATCGGCATCGCGCGCGGCCTCATCAAGGGCGTCCTGCAAAACGACTTGGAGGGCGGTAGCAGCATCACGCAGCAGGTCGTGAAGAACACCCTGCTGGCCGACCTGCACGGCGCCCGCACCCCGGAACGCAAGTTCAAGGAGGCGGTGCTGGCGTACCAGCTGGAACGCAACTTCGACAAGAAGCAGATCCTGAACGCGTACCTGAACGTCATCTACTGGGGCGACGGGGGCAGCAGCGACATCATCGGCGCGGGCGGCGCCGCGCACGCGTACTTCGGCAAGGACGCCCGGGCCCTCAACCTCGCCGAGAGCGTGTACCTCGCCACGATCATCCCCGCACCCAACCGCCGCTACAAGGAATTCAAGTCCTACCGCCCCCTGATGAAAAGCCTCCTGACCCGCATGGTCGAGGACGGCCAGGTCACGCAGGCCGAGGCGGACGCCGCGTGGAAAACCCCGATCTACCCGGCCGGGTGGCGCCTGGGCTGGAACGCGGACGGCACGCTGCGCAGCGCGAACCTGGAACGCCCGGACCGCCTGGGCGAGAACCTCCAGCGCACCGAGGGCGCCCGACGGTACCCGAACTTCTACTACCTGCAGGCGGTGGAAAAGGAGCTGCTGCCCCTGATCGGCCGCAAGGCCCTGTACGGCGGCGGGAAGATCTACACCGGCATGAGCGCCCAGGCGCAATCGGCCGCCGAGGAGGCCAGCCGGGGTGCCCGCCTACCTGACGGCGCCACCCTGGGCGCGGCGCTGGTCCGCCCGGACAGCGGCGAGGTGCTGGCCCTGGTCGGGCAGAAACTCACGGACGCCCGCCCCAGCGACTGGAACAACGCCACGCAGGCCCGGCGGCAGGTGGGCAGCAGCGTCAAGCCTCTGCTGTACGCCCTGGCGCTCGAGAAAGGCTGGAAGCAGAGCGACACCGTTCTCGACGCGCCCATCCGGGGGGACTACCAGCCCATGAACTACAACCGCCGCTGGACCGGCCGGTACGTCACCCTGCGCTACTCGCTGGATCACAGCCTGAACCTCCCCACCGTGCGGATCGGGCAGGAACTCGGCATCCCCACCTTCGAGGCGAAACTGCGCGACCTGGGCCTCACGCCCCCCGCGAACGCCGGGCTGTCCCTGACCATCGGCACGCTGGAAGCCAGCCCGCTGCAGATGGCGTCCGCGTACGCCACCTTCGCCAACGGCGGCCTGTACTACGCACCCACCCTGGTCCGCAAGGTCGAGGACGCGCGCGGCAAGGTCATCTACACCCGCGCCGCCCCCACCCCGAAACGCGTGTGGGACGCCCGCACCGCGTGGCTGGGCCTGGACATGCTGCGCGGCGTCGTGAACGACCTCTCGGCGTCCCAGGGGGGCCTCGCCACGCGCGCCCTGATCCCAGGCTGGCCGGTCGGCGGGAAGACCGGCACCACCAACGACGTCAAGGACCTGTGGTTCGCGGGCGTCACCCCCACCGTCGCCGGAGCCGTCTGGGTCGGCAAGCAGGAGGGCGGCGCCCTGCCCGGCTGGGCGTACAGCGGCGAGATCCCCACGCCCATCTGGCAGCAGGCCGTCGCGGGCACGCTGGCCGGGCAGCCCGAAACGGACTTCCGGCAGCCGGACGGCGTCACGTACCGCGTCGTGCGGAACGTGAACATGGCCTTCCGCACCGAGGACGCCGACAACGAACCCGTCGCCCGCGACGGCAGCGGCAGCACCACCGGCTTCTTCGGCCGGCGCCGCCAGCCCGCCCCGACCGTGCAGCCCAGCCCCGACCCCACCCCCACGCCCGCCGTCACCGAGGAAACCGCGGCGCCCGCACCGGAACCCACGGCACCCACCCCCGAACCGGTCCCGGTGGACCCCGTGCCCGCCACGCCCGTCACGCCGGAAACGCCCGACCCGGCTGCCGAGCCCACACCGGACCCCACCCCCACCCCTGCCCCCGACGTCCCAGTGCAGAATCCGCCCGAGCCGCTGCCCACCGAACCGGACCCGAACGCCATCCCGGATCAGAACCCCGGCGATCAGGCCGAGCCCCTGCCGGACCCGACCACCCTGGACGGGCAGGACACCACGGACCCTATCAACGAGATTCCACCCGTGAACTGA
- a CDS encoding LysE family translocator gives MPDLPTLLAFSAAALALILIPGPSVLYIVARSLHQGRRAGLVSALGVQTGGLVHVLAATLGVSALVLSSALLFSVLKWVGAAYLIVLGLRTLRAPAPATLTVTTPPAQPLGQIFRQGAVVNALNPKTALFFLAFLPQFVHPGHGPVWAQTLTLGLVFLALATLSDGSYALLAGSLGRRWQGSRLFARRQQKVSGGVYLALGVGTALIPHGS, from the coding sequence ATGCCTGACCTGCCCACCCTGCTGGCCTTCAGTGCCGCCGCGCTGGCCCTGATCCTGATTCCCGGACCCAGCGTGCTGTACATCGTGGCGCGCAGCCTGCACCAGGGGCGGCGCGCCGGGCTGGTGTCCGCGCTGGGCGTGCAGACCGGCGGGCTGGTCCATGTGCTGGCCGCCACGCTGGGTGTGTCTGCACTGGTGCTGTCCTCGGCGCTGCTGTTCAGCGTCCTGAAGTGGGTGGGCGCCGCGTACCTGATCGTGCTGGGCCTGCGAACCCTGCGCGCCCCAGCGCCGGCCACCCTGACGGTGACCACGCCGCCCGCGCAGCCGCTGGGGCAGATCTTCCGGCAGGGCGCGGTCGTGAACGCCCTGAACCCCAAGACCGCGCTGTTCTTCCTGGCGTTCCTGCCGCAGTTCGTGCACCCCGGGCACGGGCCCGTGTGGGCGCAGACCCTCACGCTGGGCCTGGTGTTCCTGGCGCTCGCCACGCTCAGTGACGGCAGCTACGCGCTGCTGGCGGGCAGCCTGGGGCGGCGGTGGCAGGGGAGCCGGTTGTTCGCCCGGCGGCAACAGAAGGTCTCCGGCGGGGTGTACCTCGCGCTGGGGGTGGGCACCGCCCTGATCCCCCACGGCTCATGA
- the pnp gene encoding polyribonucleotide nucleotidyltransferase, whose translation MIGKTYKTMLGERELSIETGKLAKLVSGSVTLRYGDTVVLVTAQAREEKSTLDFLPLTVEFEERHYAVGKIPGSFHRREGRPGEKAILSARITDRQIRPLFPKGYRHETQVIITVLSADQQNMPDVLGPIGASAALSISDIPWNGPTACVRVGQIDGQFVLNPTADQLERSRMDLVVAGTRDAVMMVEAGAQNVAEEDLVAAIEFAHAGMQGVLTLIEQMRAELGQEKFNFLADGDLSTDLVPELAEAARAAGLRDALLTAKKKDRSAAIKALRDRLIQARIPEGEVEGAEERLVALKAAFGKVEKQELRRLILEDDLRADGRNSKTVRPIWIETRALPRAHGSAIFTRGETQVLGVATLGTERDEILVDDLTTETGDKFLLHYNFPPYSTGEVKRMGGQSRREIGHGNLAKRAIRAVLPTFEEFPYVIRLVGEVLESNGSSSMATVCSGTLALMDAGVPIKAPVAGVAMGLVMEGDRYRVLTDILGLEDALGDMDFKVCGTADGITALQMDIKVGGITPQVMREALAQAREGRLHILGKMAEVLAAPRAELSPTAPRIVSLKINPELIGKVIGPGGKQIRELEAMGAQVTVEEDGTIRIFSADGAAAEAVKARIEGITREAKVGEEFDGTVVKTAPFGAFINLFAGQDGMLHISQMSEERINAVEDVLNVGDKLRVKIANIDDRGKIDLIRPELEGKIAPREPRPARSGDRGDRGGRPPRRD comes from the coding sequence ATGATCGGAAAGACTTATAAGACGATGCTCGGGGAGCGCGAACTGAGCATCGAGACGGGCAAGCTTGCCAAACTGGTGAGCGGCTCCGTGACCCTGCGCTACGGCGATACGGTCGTGCTGGTGACCGCGCAGGCCCGTGAAGAGAAGAGCACCCTGGACTTCCTGCCGCTGACGGTGGAGTTCGAGGAGCGTCACTACGCCGTCGGGAAGATTCCCGGCAGCTTCCACCGCCGCGAGGGCCGCCCCGGCGAGAAGGCGATCCTGTCGGCGCGCATCACCGACCGCCAGATCCGCCCGCTGTTCCCCAAAGGCTACCGCCACGAGACGCAGGTCATCATCACGGTTCTCAGCGCCGACCAGCAGAACATGCCGGACGTGCTGGGCCCCATCGGCGCGTCCGCAGCGCTGAGCATCAGTGACATCCCCTGGAACGGCCCGACCGCGTGCGTGCGCGTGGGCCAGATTGACGGGCAATTCGTGCTGAACCCCACCGCCGACCAGCTGGAACGCAGCCGCATGGACCTCGTCGTGGCGGGCACCCGCGACGCCGTGATGATGGTCGAGGCCGGCGCGCAGAACGTCGCCGAGGAAGACCTGGTGGCCGCGATCGAGTTCGCGCACGCCGGGATGCAGGGCGTCCTGACGCTGATCGAGCAGATGCGCGCCGAACTGGGCCAGGAGAAGTTCAACTTCCTGGCCGACGGCGACCTCAGCACGGACCTCGTGCCGGAACTGGCCGAGGCGGCCCGCGCCGCGGGCCTGCGCGACGCGCTGCTGACCGCGAAGAAGAAGGACCGCTCGGCGGCCATCAAGGCGCTGCGCGACCGCCTGATCCAGGCGCGCATCCCCGAGGGCGAGGTCGAGGGGGCCGAGGAACGCCTCGTGGCCCTGAAGGCCGCCTTCGGGAAGGTGGAGAAGCAGGAACTGCGCCGCCTGATCCTCGAAGACGACCTGCGCGCCGACGGCCGCAACAGCAAGACCGTGCGGCCCATCTGGATCGAGACGCGGGCGCTGCCCCGCGCGCACGGCAGCGCGATCTTCACGCGCGGCGAGACGCAGGTGCTCGGCGTGGCGACCCTGGGCACCGAACGCGACGAGATCCTCGTGGACGACCTGACCACCGAGACCGGCGACAAGTTCCTGCTGCACTACAACTTCCCCCCCTACAGCACGGGCGAGGTCAAGCGCATGGGCGGCCAGTCCCGCCGCGAGATCGGGCACGGCAACCTCGCCAAGCGCGCCATCCGCGCCGTGCTGCCCACCTTCGAGGAGTTCCCCTACGTCATCCGCCTCGTGGGCGAGGTGCTGGAATCCAACGGGTCGTCCTCCATGGCGACCGTCTGCTCCGGCACGCTGGCTCTCATGGACGCGGGCGTGCCCATCAAGGCCCCCGTGGCGGGTGTCGCGATGGGCTTGGTCATGGAAGGTGACCGGTACCGCGTCCTGACCGACATCCTGGGCCTGGAAGACGCGCTGGGCGACATGGACTTCAAGGTGTGCGGCACCGCCGACGGCATCACCGCCCTGCAGATGGACATCAAGGTGGGCGGCATCACCCCGCAGGTCATGCGGGAAGCGCTGGCGCAGGCCCGCGAGGGTCGCCTGCACATCCTGGGCAAGATGGCCGAGGTGCTCGCCGCGCCCCGCGCCGAACTGAGCCCCACCGCGCCCCGCATCGTGAGCCTCAAGATCAACCCCGAACTGATCGGCAAGGTCATCGGGCCCGGCGGCAAGCAGATCCGCGAACTGGAAGCCATGGGCGCTCAGGTGACCGTGGAAGAGGACGGCACGATCCGCATCTTCAGCGCGGACGGCGCCGCCGCCGAGGCTGTCAAGGCACGCATCGAGGGCATCACGCGTGAAGCGAAGGTCGGCGAGGAATTTGACGGCACCGTCGTCAAGACTGCCCCCTTCGGCGCGTTCATCAACCTGTTCGCCGGGCAGGACGGCATGCTGCACATCAGCCAGATGAGCGAGGAACGCATCAACGCCGTCGAGGACGTCCTGAACGTCGGCGACAAGCTGCGCGTGAAGATCGCCAACATCGACGACCGCGGCAAGATCGACCTGATCCGCCCCGAACTCGAAGGCAAGATCGCCCCGCGCGAACCCCGCCCCGCCCGCAGCGGCGACCGCGGGGACCGGGGCGGCCGCCCACCCCGCCGCGACTGA
- a CDS encoding HAD family hydrolase produces the protein MRPHLPAPLRFLAFDFDGTLTDFVAADIHALDTLRHAACPDVPQAAFEEWAVDEIMAFHARVEAGVAAPLRQDAERLERTLAAYGVALTGAHLGLYTRALVDATRPVPGAADLLRDLRAAGVRLALLSNAYDGPAQRARVRACFPDDPFEVVIIAGEVGALKPDPLPFRVLLDALDLPAHSGAYVGDSPEHDVCGAVAAGLRAWHVHPHPRVRARALAGGAALSVATLAELPCAAAAPS, from the coding sequence GTGCGTCCCCACCTGCCCGCCCCGCTGCGGTTCCTGGCCTTCGATTTCGACGGCACGCTGACGGATTTCGTCGCGGCGGATATTCACGCGCTGGACACGCTGCGGCACGCGGCCTGCCCGGACGTGCCGCAGGCGGCGTTCGAGGAATGGGCAGTGGACGAGATCATGGCCTTCCACGCGCGGGTGGAGGCTGGGGTGGCCGCCCCGCTGCGGCAGGATGCCGAGCGGCTGGAGCGCACGCTTGCGGCGTACGGGGTGGCTCTGACCGGCGCGCACCTGGGCCTCTACACGCGGGCGCTGGTGGACGCGACCCGGCCCGTGCCTGGCGCGGCGGACCTGCTGCGGGACCTGCGGGCGGCCGGGGTGCGGCTGGCGCTGCTGTCGAACGCGTACGACGGCCCGGCCCAGCGGGCGCGGGTGCGGGCCTGCTTCCCGGATGACCCCTTTGAGGTGGTGATCATCGCCGGTGAGGTGGGGGCGCTGAAACCCGATCCTCTCCCCTTCCGGGTGCTGCTGGACGCCCTGGACCTCCCGGCCCATTCCGGCGCGTACGTGGGGGACAGTCCGGAGCATGACGTGTGCGGGGCGGTCGCGGCGGGCCTCCGCGCGTGGCATGTCCACCCGCACCCGCGCGTGCGGGCACGGGCGCTGGCGGGCGGGGCGGCGCTCAGCGTGGCGACGCTGGCTGAGTTGCCCTGTGCTGCTGCTGCGCCGTCATGA
- the ttcA gene encoding tRNA 2-thiocytidine(32) synthetase TtcA: MTQTAPSHLTAPGPTTDPRLFQTIVKGVGQAIGDYRMIEGGDRVMVCLSGGKDSYTLLDVLLHLQKKAPIDFEIIAVNLDQGQPGFPKDVLPRYLQGLGVRFDILTEDTYSVVKQKTPEGKTTCALCSRLRRGILYAHARKIGATKIALGHHRDDILETLFMNLFFGARLKAMPPKLQSDDGTNVVIRPLAYVAEADIIRYAQAREFPIIPCNLCGSQENLQRRVVGEMLEGWEREHPGRLTNIARALTRVTPSHLMDRDLFDFASLSVTPAEGDRGFDPDEYPQREFLSGVQELDMLG; the protein is encoded by the coding sequence ATGACCCAGACTGCCCCTTCCCACCTGACGGCCCCCGGCCCCACCACCGACCCCCGCCTCTTCCAGACGATCGTGAAGGGGGTGGGGCAGGCCATCGGCGACTACCGCATGATCGAAGGCGGCGACCGCGTGATGGTCTGCCTGTCCGGCGGGAAGGACAGCTACACGCTGCTGGACGTGCTGCTGCACCTCCAGAAGAAAGCCCCGATTGACTTCGAGATCATCGCGGTGAACCTCGACCAGGGCCAGCCGGGCTTCCCGAAGGACGTCCTGCCCCGCTACCTGCAAGGGCTGGGCGTGCGCTTTGACATCCTGACCGAGGACACGTACAGCGTCGTCAAGCAGAAGACGCCGGAGGGCAAAACCACCTGCGCGCTGTGCAGCCGCCTGCGCCGCGGCATCCTGTACGCCCACGCCCGCAAGATCGGCGCGACGAAGATCGCGCTGGGCCACCACCGCGACGACATCCTGGAAACGCTGTTCATGAACCTGTTCTTCGGCGCGCGCCTGAAAGCCATGCCACCCAAACTCCAGAGTGACGACGGCACGAACGTCGTGATCCGCCCCCTGGCGTACGTCGCGGAGGCCGACATCATCCGCTACGCGCAGGCACGCGAATTCCCGATCATTCCCTGCAACCTCTGCGGCAGCCAGGAGAACCTCCAGCGCAGGGTGGTCGGCGAGATGCTCGAAGGCTGGGAACGGGAACACCCAGGCCGCCTGACGAACATCGCGCGCGCCCTGACCCGCGTCACGCCCAGCCACCTGATGGACCGCGACCTGTTCGACTTCGCATCCCTGAGCGTCACGCCCGCCGAGGGCGACCGCGGCTTCGACCCGGACGAGTACCCGCAGCGCGAGTTCCTGAGCGGCGTGCAGGAACTGGACATGCTGGGCTGA